One window from the genome of Penaeus monodon isolate SGIC_2016 chromosome 2, NSTDA_Pmon_1, whole genome shotgun sequence encodes:
- the LOC119578696 gene encoding LOW QUALITY PROTEIN: uncharacterized protein LOC119578696 (The sequence of the model RefSeq protein was modified relative to this genomic sequence to represent the inferred CDS: inserted 1 base in 1 codon): protein MSSAAGGSLQDRTLNKVACPAXFAGFAYVGYSYAKTAFCRKLAKKPGALEDEDTEVSRVVFRRLSQTTQTDVLLGNLDMSGTSGKIIIRPKTVQERIRELNLKARQFADTFIAIQTGNGHAGHAVSRNSAIHDPKSLQSSPWNSPRLLSPVDVRHLITSRSTENLTHIPPDGSPSRPKWRRKSLRKKKAEESSDPDGKLRKKRVEAEALQLYKNTRDELTQRLEHLSSRGRVLTPYEAKSLVALLYSEDKTLVERALVTIANCAAFSVNLDFLREVGCIHRLTTLLEDNEVRLPAVQTLGNVVLSEENIRQAKDCLPILMGFVQNSHGDDALRLASLVVLTNIATISEWHEDYCPLLHRLYHLVDSPNPHIQLQSLRLLVNLSCNREMIPSLLAAEGPRKLSSLVVPETNEAILLRVLTLLATLAHAVSEDNLNPSVDLPPEDKAAAPDTIDA from the exons ATGTCGTCTGCAGCAGGTGGCTCGCTGCAGGACCGAACTCTTAACAAAGTTGCCTGTCCGG GTTTCGCTGGATTTGCATACGTCGGATACTCATACGCTAAAACTGCTTTTTGTAGGAAATTAGCGAAGAAGCCGGGAGCTT tgGAAGATGAAGATACAGAAGTATCCAGAGTGGTGTTTAGGAGGCTGTCACAAACCACACAGACAGATGTCCTCCTGGGTAACCTAGACATGAGTGGCACTTCTGGTAAAATTATCATACGACCAAAAACTGTGCAG GAAAGAATTCGGGAACTTAACTTAAAGGCGAGGCAGTTTGCAGATACATTTATTGCAATTCAGACAGGCAATGGACATGCTGGCCATGCTGTCTCACGCAATTCGGCAATTCATGATCCAAAGAGCTTACAG tCATCACCTTGGAATTCACCAAGACTTCTCAGCCCTGTTGATGTCAGACATTTGATAACCTCAAGATCAACAGAAAACCTAACCCACATACCCCCAGATGGATCACCAAGCAG ACCAAAATGGAGACGCAAAAGTTTACGAAAGAAGAAGGCAGAAGAAAGTAGTGATCCTGATGGAAAGCTCAGAAAGAAAAGAGTTGAAGCAGAAGCATTGCAGCTTTACAAAAACACAAGAGATGAATTAACACAAAGACTTGAGCATCTTAGTAGTAGAGGAAG AGTTCTAACACCATATGAAGCTAAAAGTTTGGTTGCTCTATTGTACTCTGAAGATAAAACGCTTGTAGAAAGAGCTCTTGTAACAATTGCCAACTGTGCAGCATTTAGTGTTAATCTT GATTTTTTGCGAGAGGTTGGCTGTATTCATCGTCTAACAACCCTCTTAGAAGATAACGAAGTACGATTACCAGCAGTACAAACTCTGGGAAATGTAGTTTTGTCTGAAGAAAATATACGCCAAGCCaag gATTGCCTTCCAATTCTAATGGGCTTTGTGCAGAATAGTCATGGTGATGATGCTCTACGCTTAGCTTCTCTAGTTGTTCTTACAAACATTGCCACTATTAGTGAGTGGCATGAAGATTATTGCCCCCTGCTTCACAG ACTCTACCACCTGGTTGACAGCCCCAATCCTCACATCCAGCTTCAGAGTCTCAGATTACTGGTCAACTTGTCATGCAACAGAGAGATGATTCCTTCACTGCTTGCAGCAGAG GGTCCAAGGAAACTCAGCTCATTAGTTGTTCCAGAAACAAATGAGGCAATACTATTACGTGTTCTGACCCTACTAGCAACTTTAGCACATGCTGTAAGTGAAGACAACTTGAATCCCAGTGTGGACCTGCCACCAGAAGACAAAGCTGCTGCTCCTGACACCAT